In the genome of Pseudomonas sp. Teo4, the window GCTGGACGCCCAGGCGCCTGTCTGGAGGTTCCTGCATGCGCTCAACGATTTCCCCAAGCCGCTGATTGCGGCAGTGTGCGGGGTGGCGGTGGGTATCGGCACCACCTTGTTGCTGCATTGCGACCTGGTCTACGCCGCCAGTGACGCCCGCTTCAGCCTGCCGTTCGTCAACCTCGGGGTCAGCCCGGAGGGCGCTTCCAGCCTGCTGCTGCCGCGCCTGATGGGTTACCCGCGTGCAGCCGAAGCCTTGCTGACCGGCGAGCCGTTCGACGCCGAGTTCGCCCTGCGTGCGGGCCTGGTCAACCAGCTGCTGCCTGCGGACCAGGTGCAGGATTGGGCGCTCACCCAGGCACAGAAGATCGCGCAAAAGCCTGCGGCGGCTGTCGCCGAGGCCAAGCGCTTGCTCAAGCGGGGTGTTCAGGGCGCGGTGCACGCGTGCATCGATGAGGAAGCGCAGGTTTTTGCCCGACTGTTGCAGGAAGATACAGCGCAAACTGCCATTGCGGGGTTCAGCCGAAGGTTGCGTTAAGCCTGATATCAGGGCCGCCTTGCGGCCCATCGCAGGCTCTGCCAGCTCCCACATTTGAAATCACCACAATACCCGTAGGAGCTGGCGTAGCCTGCGATGGGCTGCGTAGCAGGCCCAATAACGCTAACTGACAGGCATCACGCCAAGCCCTGCCTCACTCCGCAGGCAAGGCCTGTTGCCGGCTCTGCTCGCGGCTGTGACCGAGCGTCCTGATCAGTAGCAGCACCGCACCCAGCACCGGAAGGCTCACCAGCAGCAAGGCATAGCGCAGCGACTGCTGGCCGAACACCGGCTGCAGCAGATCGCTGACCAGACCCGTCAACAACGGCCCGACACCAATTCCCAACAAGGTGCTGACAATGGTCTGCAGCGCCATCGCGGTCCCCCGGCGTTGCGGCGGCACCAGTTGCGTGACCAGGTTGTAAGACGGCGCAACCCACCACACCGCAAAAAAGCTGTACAGCGCGCACCAGAGCATGGCCGCCGGCACCGGCAAGGCCCCCAGCTGCATCAGCAGGTCGGCAGGCCACAGCAGGTAGGTGCTCAGCGCTGTCATTGCGGCAAGGTGCCCGGCAATCGGCAGTGTCAGCTGCCAATGGGCGGCTCGGCGCGCGAGGCGGTCGCTCAACCAGCCGCTGAACAGCCCACCGAATCCGGCCGCCGTACCGCAGACCACACCCGCCAGCATGCCCGCGTCCTGCAGCGACAGGCCGTGGGAGCGCACCAGGAAACTGGTGTTCCACATCGCCACCGCGTAAGACCCCAGCGTGGTCAACCCGCCAGCCAGGATCAGCCAGCGATAGGGCGCAAGCGCCCACAGTATCCGCGCTTCGGCGCCAAGGCCCAGGCGCGCGTTTGGCGCAGGGTGGGCGACAAGGTCCCAGCGGCCCCGTTGCGGGTCACGCACCAGCGCCAGCACTGCGGCGAAGGCGAGGGCGGGCAGGGCCAGGGCGACGAATGCCGTGCGCCAGCCATGGTGTTCGACGACCCAGGCGCCGATGCTCAGGCCGATGATCGAGGAAAAGGTCGGCGCAGCGGTGAAACAGCTGATGGCGAACGAACGCCGCTGCGGTGGGTAGAGGTCGGCGATCAGCGACAGCGAGGCCGAGGTGGTCGGCGACTCGCTCACCGCCACCAGCATTCGCGCCAGCGCCAGCACCAGGAAGCTGCCTGCCAGCCCGCATGCCATGGTGGCCAGCGCCCAGAGCAGGCAGGCCGCGGCCAGCAGGCGCGTGCGCGGCAGGCGATCCACCAGCCTGCCCGCAGGCAAGCCGAGCACCGCGTACATGGCGGCGAAGGCCAAGCCGGAGATCAGGCCCAGCGCGGTGTCGCCGACGCCGAACTCGGCCTTGATGGGCTCGATCATCACGGCCAGGATCTGCCGGCCCACGAAGTTGTCGGCGAACACCGCCGCCAGCAACATCAGCAGGCCATGGCTGCGCCAGCCGACCGCCGTCGGCGGCAGCGTCGGCACCGCAGTGTTCACCGTGGCGCCCAGAGATCAGGCAAACCGGGGTCGCTGACCACGATCAGGCGCTTGAGCAGCACCTTCAATGCCTGGGCGTCCGCCTCGCCAAGCTTGGCGGTCAGTTCTTCCTCCACCACCTTGGCCAGCGCCACTTGCTGCAACGAGATTTCGCGGCCTTTGGCGGTGAGCACGAAGCGCAACTGCGCGCCTTCGCCCTCGATGGCGACCAGGTCCTGGCGCTCGAGGAAGCGCATGCCCGCCAGCGTGACTACATGGCCGGTGTAGCTGACGAAGGTGTTGATTTCCGCGAGGCTGAGGTTGTCGCGAATCGACAGTACGGCCAGCACGAAGAACGCCTGCTCGTCGAGCTGCTGGTTGCTCAGCAGGTGACGCAGCAGGTTCAACACCTGGTAGTGACCACGGCCAAGCAGGTAGCCGAGCAGGTCTTCGGTGTAGCTGCATTCCGGCGGCGGCGGGGTGGTGGCCAGGCGCAGCTCGCTGCGTGGCTTGCGCGTGGCCAGGGCGTACTGGCCGCTTTGGAACGCCAATGGCGCACGGTCGCTGTGGTCGAACGCCAGCACTTCGCCAACGAAGATCACATGGTCGCCACCTTCGTACTGGAACGCCGTGCGGCACTGGAAACGTGCCGTGCAGTCCTGCAGCAGAGGGGCATCGCTGATGCCGTCGTCGAGTTCGATTTCGGCGAACTTGTTCTCGCCCTGGGTGGCGAAGCGCCCGGACAATTTCTCCTGCTCGATGGACAACACATGCACGTTCCAATGCTTGCCGCTGCTGAACACCGGCAGGCTGCGCGCTTGCTTTGACAGGCTCCACAGCACCAACGGCGGGTTGAGCGACACTGAGTTGAAGCTGTTGGCGGTGATGCCGACCGGCGAGCCGTCTTCGGCCTGGGAGGTGATGATGGTGACGCCTGTGGTGAAGGTGCCCAGCGCTGCGCGGAAGGCCTGGGGGTCGAAACCGGTATGTTGTGTTGCCATGGCTGGCCTCGTGGGGTGGATTTTTTGTGCTGCCAGTATTGGATGGCCGGCCCCCTTGGGCATCGTCTCAACGGACTAACGCTTTTGCTCGATTCTGGTCCGATCGGACGAGGCGCTAGCCCGCGTCCCATGGCTAGTGTGGCGTCATGCGCAACGAGCGCAGCCACCAGCCAGAGGAGACACGCATGCAACCCGTTCCGTCATCGGTCCAGGCGCTCGGCAGCCTGTTGTCACGGCAGAAGGACGCCTTCAACACAGAGGGCGCGGTCACGGCCGAGCGCCGTCGCCAACGTATCCAGCAAGTTATCGACCTACTGGTGCGCCACCATGAAAGCCTGACCGACGCCATCGACCAGGACTTCGGTGGCCGCCCCGCCGGCTTTAGCTTGATGAACGATGTGCTCGGGGCGCTGGCAAGCCTCAAGCACGCCAGGGACCACCTGCAGGCCTGGATGCAGGATGAGCCCAGGCCGGTGTTCACCCCCTACGACCAGCTGGGCGCCAAGGCCTGGGTGCGTTATCAGCCCAAAGGCTCGGTGGGCATCATCGGCACCTGGAATGCGCCGTTGTACACCTTGTTCAGCCCCTTGGCGTCGGCGCTGGCCGCAGGCAACCGGGCCATTCTCAAACCATCCGAGGTGTTGCCACGAACTGCCGCGCTGGTGGCTGAGTTGTGCGCGGAACATCTCGACCCGCTGGAGGTGGCCGTGGTGACCGGTGATGCCGAGCTGGCCGAGGCCTTCACCGCCCAGCCGTTCGATCACCTGGTATTCACCGGCAGCACCGCCATTGGCCGCTCGGTGATGCGCAATGCAGCGCAGCACCTGGTGCCGGTGACGTTGGAGCTGGGCGGCAAGTCGCCAGTGCTGCTGTCGCGCAGCGCCGACCTGGGCAAGGCGGCGTTCAGCATCGCTGCGGCCAAGGCCACCAACGGCGGGCAAATCTGCATCAACCCGGACCTGGTGTATGTGCCGCGGCCCTCGCTTGAAACCTTCCTGGTTGCGCTGCGCGAGGCCTACTGCGCGCTCAACCCGACCGCCAGCGGCAACCCGGATGTGGTGGCGGTGGTCAATGCCAGGCACCTGGCGCGGGTGGAAGACCTGGTGCAAGGCGCTCGGCAGCTGGGGGCGAGAATAGAGTCGATGCCGGAATCGGGCGAGGGTGACGACCGGCGCCGGCCATTGCGGGTAGTGGTCGACCCAGCGCAGGACGCACGGATCATGCACGAGGAAATCTTCGGCCCGGCGATGGTGGTGTTGACCTATGAGTCTGTTAGTGAAGTCATCGCCCAGATCAACGCCCGGCCACGCCCGCTGGCGTTGTACTACTTCGGCGCCGATGCGCAGGAACAGCAGCAGGTGCTGGACCACACCCTGTCCGGTGGTGTGACATTGAACGACGTGATGCTGCACGCCGCGATGCACGATGCGCCATTCGGGGGTGTCGGCGCCTCCGGCATGGGGCATTATCACGGACGCGAAGGGTTCCTTGAATTCAGCCACCTGCGCACGGTGTTTCAGGCGCCAGCCCACGACCCGCGCCGCGAATGGGGCCTGTTGCCACCCTACGGCGAGCACTTCCTCGCCGCCATGCTGGCCCAGGTGACCGCCGACTGATGAACCACCACAACAATAATAAACAGGACACCAAGACCTTTATGCCTACTGACCCGCAAACCACCGATACCGACTCACCGGCCTCTTGGCCACGACGCAGCGTGCTCAAGGCCGGCGCCGTGGCCGTGGGCGCAGGGCTGCTGGGGCGCTTTGCGTCCGCCGCCAGCGCTGGCCTTTCAGCCAACGATTATCAGGGCCTGGATGCCTGGGCCATGGCCGAAGCGGTGCGCGCCGGCAGCCTCAGCGGCGAAGAGCTGCTGGCGGCGGCCCTGGCCCGCTGCGCTTTGGTCAACCCCAAGGTCGCAGCCGTGAACATGCTGCACGAAGACTATGCACGCACACTGCTCAGCCAGCGCCGAAGCGCCGGTAACAGCGCCCAGGGCGCATTGGCCGGCGTGCCAATTCTGCTCAAGGACCTCAACACCTACCTGCAGGGCACTTCGACCAGCAACGGCTGCCGACTGTTTCGCGATGCCCCACAGGCCACCTTCACCAGCACCTTGATTGCCCGCTACGAGCAGGCCGGTGCGGTGCCGTTCGGCAAGACCACTTGCCCCGAGTTCGGCCTGACCACCACCACCGAATCGCTGCTCTGGGGGCAGACGCGCAACCCGTGGAACCTGGCCATGAGCGCCGGCGGTTCTTCCGGCGGTGCGGCAGCGGCGGTCGCGGCCGGCATCGTCCCGGTGGCCCACGCCACCGATGGCGGCGGCTCGATCCGTATTCCTGCCTCTTACTGCGGCCTTGTGGGGCTCAAGCCCAGCCGCTACCGAACCCCGAGCGGTCCGGCGCACTACGAGGGCTGGTTCGGCGCCAGCGTGGGCAACGTGGTGTCGCGCAGCGTGCGCGATACCGCGCTGTTCCTGGACGCCGGGCAAGGTCACGAGCCAGGCAGCGCCTACTGGAGCGCGCCACTGGCACGGCCCTACGTCGAAGAATTGCGCCGCGAGCCAGGCAAGCTGCGTGTGGCGGTGGTGCGCCAGTCATTGACCGGCGCGCCGCTGGACGCCGCCGTGGCCGCGACGCTGGAACAGACCATCAAGCAATTGCTGGGGCTGGGTCATGAGATCGAGGAACTGCAACTGGCCATCGACCCCCGCGAGCTGTTCGGTGCCCATGGCACGGTGATCGGCACGGCGCTGCTGAACCTGGTGCATGAGCGCGAGCAGGCGTTGGGGCGCACGGCCACGCCGCAGGACCTGGAGCAGATCACCCAAGTGGTGCTCAAACGCGCCCAGGCCGTCAATGGCGTGGGCATGTACCAGGCTCGGCAGAGCTTCGAGCGCATCGGCGCGGCCATGGAGCGCCCCTTCGAGCGTTTCGATGTGATCCTCTCGCCGGTCACCGCCAACCTCACCCCCGCGCTGGGCCAGCTCAGCCTCGACCAGCACTGGGACAGCTACGCCCAACGGGCCATGGGCAGTGCCGGGTTCACCGTGCTGGCCAATGTCAGCGGCCAGCCGGCGATTTCCCTGCCTCTGGGCCAAAGCGACAGCGGCCTGCCGGTGGGCATGTTGTTCACCGCGCGGCTGGGCGCCGAGGACGTGCTGCTGCGTCTGGCCAGCCAGTTGGAGCAGGACCGTCCCTGGGCTGCGCGGCGGGCGGTGCTGTAGCGGCGGGCGCCTAGTCCGCTTTGACGATGAGTGTGTGTCGGCCAGCGCCGAAGATGGGATGCACGCCACCAGCAACCGCACGACGGTGCTGGTGGCATCTCCCTGACCTTAGCGAATGGCACAACAACAATGACGGCTCAAGATCAGTCTCACACCCAATACGACGTGATAGTGGTCGGTTCGGGTGCCGGTGCGATGACCTCGGCGGTGTTTCTCGCCGACCAGGGTTTCAGCGTGCTGGTCCTGGAAAAAAGCGACAAGTTCGGTGGCACGTCAGCGATCTCCGGCGGCGGGATCTGGATTCCCAACAACCACTATTTCGCCCGCCGGGGCGGTAACGACAGCCGCGAGCAGGCCCAGCGCTACCTGACGGCCGCCGCTGGCGACCAGGTCTGCCCGACCCGGCTGCAAGCTTACCTGGACAACGCGCCGAAGATGATCGAGGCGCTGACCCGCACCAGCCGCGTCCGCTACGCGGTGGCTGCGAAATACCCCGACTATTATCCCCACCTGCCAGGCGCCTTGCCCGGTGGTCGCACCCTGGACCCTGAACTGTTCGACAGCAGCCTGCTTGGCGAAGAGCTTGAGCACTTGCGCAAACCCTCGCCCTCGACCCTGCTCATGGGGCGCATTGCCTGGACCGCCCGCGACGCGCACAAAGCCATGGCCCGTGGCTTTGGCTGGCAGTTGCTGATTCTGCGGCTAATGCTGCGCTACAAGCTCGATTTCAAATGGCGACGCAAAAGCCGCTTCGACCGCCGCGCCGCGCTGGGCAGTTCACTGGTGTGCTCGCTGCGCCGTTCGCTGATGGACCGCAACGTACCCCTGTGGTTGAACAGCGACTTCCGCGAACTGATCACCGAGCAAGGGCGCGTGACCGGTGTGCGCATCAGCCGTGAGGGGCGCGACCTTGAACTGCGCGCCCGCCACGGGGTGATTCTGGCGTCCGGCGGTTTCGAGCAGAACCAGGCCCTGCGCGAGCAGTACCTGCCCAAGCCCACGCAAATGACCTGGAGCGCGACGCCGCCCGGCAACAACACCGGTGCCGCGCTGCAGGCCGGCCTGGCCCAGGGCGCCGCCACCGCGCTGATGGACTGGGCCTGGTGGGCACCGACCATCGCCGTGCCCGGAGAAGAGAAGCCCCGTGGTATCTTCGCCGAACGCGCCTTCCCTGGGGCGATCGTGGTCAACGGGCAGGGACTGCGCTTCGTCAACGAGGCCGCACCCTACCTGGAATTCGTCGATGCCATGCATCGCGACAACGCCAGCAGCGGCGGTCGCTCGGTGCCGGCCTGGGTGATCTTCGATGGGCACTTCCGCTTCAACTACGCCATGGGCCCATTGATGCCGGCCCAGGTCATGCCCGACAGCCGCCTGCGCAAAGAGTGGCGCGACACCCTTTACTGGAAGGCCGACACCCTCGACGCGCTGGCCGCGCAGATTGGCGTCGACCCGCAGGGCCTGGCCGGCACCGTGGCCAAGGTCAACGCATATGCCCGCACCGGGGTTGACGAGGACTTCGGCCGCGGTGGCAACGTGTTCGACCGCTACTACGGCGACAGCAACATCAAACCCAACCCGTGCCTGGCACCGCTGCGCAAAGGCCCGTACTACGCCATGCGCCTGGACGCCGGCGACATCGGCACCAAGGGTGGCTTGCTGACCAACGCCCAGGCCCAGGTGGTGCGCGACGATGGCTCGCCGATTGCCGGCCTGTACGCCATCGGCAACTGCTCCGCCTCGGTGATGGGCACCAGTTACCCTGGCGCCGGCGGCACGCTGGGCCCGGCGATGACCTTCGCCTACATTGCCGCCAACCACCTCGCCGCACAGCGCAAGGAGGCCTGATGAACACCAGTGTCACGCCAATTAGCGAGCCGCTGCGGGTGGACGATGCCGACGCCCTGCAATGGCAGGCGCAGTGCGACGTGCTGGTGATCGGCTGGGGCGCCGCAGGGGCCTGCGCCGCCCTGCAAGCCCGCGCCGACGGTGTCGACGTGCTGATCGCCGACCGCTTCACCGGGGGCGGAGCCAGCGCCAAGAGCGGCGGTGTGGTGTATGCCGGCGGTGGCACGGCGCAGCAGCACGCCGCCGGTTTCACCGACACGCCAGAGGCCATGTTCGACTACCTCAAGCACGAAACCCACGGCGTGGTCAGTGACGACACGTTGCGTCGGTTCTGCAACGACAGCGTCGCCAACTTGCAATGGCTGGAAAGCCACGGCGCGCCCTATGCCCACCAGATGCCGCCGGGCGGCAAGACCTCCTATCCGCCTGATGGCGCCTTCCTCTATTACTCGGGGAATGAACTGGTACCGGCCTATGGCGGAGAGCACGCACCGGCCCCGAGGGGCCACCGCACGGTTGGCAAGGGCCAGTGCGGCGCGGTGCTGTACAGCCACTTGCAGGCGGCTTGCCTGCGCGCTGGCGCCCGGCCCTTGTTGCAGGCAGCGGCCAGACGGCTGGTGGTCGACCGTGATGGCCGGGTGATCGGCGCCGAACTTTGGCGCCTGCCACCAGGTAGTAAAGAAGCCCGCGAGCATGCACGGCTAGCGGCCCGCGCCGAACGCCTGCAGAACTTCGCCCCAGGCTATTGCGACCGCCTGCGTCTGCGGGTCAGCGCGCTTGAACAGGCCCACGCCAGGCCTTTTCTGGTAAGGGCTGGCAAGGGCGTGATCCTCAGTACCGGTGGGTTCATCTTCAACCGCGACATGATCAAGGCCCATGCGCCGAAGTTTCGCCGCAACTTCAAGGTTGGCGCCACCGGTTGCGATGGCAGCGGCGTGCGCCTGGGCCTGAGCGTGGGCGCGGCGAGCGACAGGTTGGAACGGGTTTCGGCCTGGCGCTTCATCAACCCGCCGTACAGCTGGCACCGGGGCATCGTGGTCAACCGCAGCGGCGAGCGCTTCTGCAACGAAGAGGTGTATGGCGCCACCCTGGGCCAGCCGTTGATGGAAGAGCAGGGCGGCAATGCCTGGCTGGTGCTCGATGCGCCGCTGCGCAAGCAAGCCCTGCGTGAGGCGTTGTTCGGAGGCTACTGGTGGTTCCAGGCCTTGCCGGCTTTGGTACTGATGCTGCTGGGAGCGCGCAAGGGCAAGCACCTGGCGCAGTTGGCAGTGGCTACCGGCATGCAGGAGCAAACCTTGCGTCAGTCGGTGCTGGCCAATAACGCCGCCGCCAGCGGACAGGCGCCGGATGCCTTTGGT includes:
- a CDS encoding enoyl-CoA hydratase; this encodes MNEILTHRSAGVLTVSFNRAQRKNAITSSMYQTLTQTLQAAAQDSEVRVVLLQGDATVFTAGNDLGDFIDNPPLDAQAPVWRFLHALNDFPKPLIAAVCGVAVGIGTTLLLHCDLVYAASDARFSLPFVNLGVSPEGASSLLLPRLMGYPRAAEALLTGEPFDAEFALRAGLVNQLLPADQVQDWALTQAQKIAQKPAAAVAEAKRLLKRGVQGAVHACIDEEAQVFARLLQEDTAQTAIAGFSRRLR
- a CDS encoding MFS transporter gives rise to the protein MLLAAVFADNFVGRQILAVMIEPIKAEFGVGDTALGLISGLAFAAMYAVLGLPAGRLVDRLPRTRLLAAACLLWALATMACGLAGSFLVLALARMLVAVSESPTTSASLSLIADLYPPQRRSFAISCFTAAPTFSSIIGLSIGAWVVEHHGWRTAFVALALPALAFAAVLALVRDPQRGRWDLVAHPAPNARLGLGAEARILWALAPYRWLILAGGLTTLGSYAVAMWNTSFLVRSHGLSLQDAGMLAGVVCGTAAGFGGLFSGWLSDRLARRAAHWQLTLPIAGHLAAMTALSTYLLWPADLLMQLGALPVPAAMLWCALYSFFAVWWVAPSYNLVTQLVPPQRRGTAMALQTIVSTLLGIGVGPLLTGLVSDLLQPVFGQQSLRYALLLVSLPVLGAVLLLIRTLGHSREQSRQQALPAE
- a CDS encoding flavin reductase family protein; its protein translation is MATQHTGFDPQAFRAALGTFTTGVTIITSQAEDGSPVGITANSFNSVSLNPPLVLWSLSKQARSLPVFSSGKHWNVHVLSIEQEKLSGRFATQGENKFAEIELDDGISDAPLLQDCTARFQCRTAFQYEGGDHVIFVGEVLAFDHSDRAPLAFQSGQYALATRKPRSELRLATTPPPPECSYTEDLLGYLLGRGHYQVLNLLRHLLSNQQLDEQAFFVLAVLSIRDNLSLAEINTFVSYTGHVVTLAGMRFLERQDLVAIEGEGAQLRFVLTAKGREISLQQVALAKVVEEELTAKLGEADAQALKVLLKRLIVVSDPGLPDLWAPR
- a CDS encoding coniferyl aldehyde dehydrogenase yields the protein MQPVPSSVQALGSLLSRQKDAFNTEGAVTAERRRQRIQQVIDLLVRHHESLTDAIDQDFGGRPAGFSLMNDVLGALASLKHARDHLQAWMQDEPRPVFTPYDQLGAKAWVRYQPKGSVGIIGTWNAPLYTLFSPLASALAAGNRAILKPSEVLPRTAALVAELCAEHLDPLEVAVVTGDAELAEAFTAQPFDHLVFTGSTAIGRSVMRNAAQHLVPVTLELGGKSPVLLSRSADLGKAAFSIAAAKATNGGQICINPDLVYVPRPSLETFLVALREAYCALNPTASGNPDVVAVVNARHLARVEDLVQGARQLGARIESMPESGEGDDRRRPLRVVVDPAQDARIMHEEIFGPAMVVLTYESVSEVIAQINARPRPLALYYFGADAQEQQQVLDHTLSGGVTLNDVMLHAAMHDAPFGGVGASGMGHYHGREGFLEFSHLRTVFQAPAHDPRREWGLLPPYGEHFLAAMLAQVTAD
- a CDS encoding amidase; amino-acid sequence: MPTDPQTTDTDSPASWPRRSVLKAGAVAVGAGLLGRFASAASAGLSANDYQGLDAWAMAEAVRAGSLSGEELLAAALARCALVNPKVAAVNMLHEDYARTLLSQRRSAGNSAQGALAGVPILLKDLNTYLQGTSTSNGCRLFRDAPQATFTSTLIARYEQAGAVPFGKTTCPEFGLTTTTESLLWGQTRNPWNLAMSAGGSSGGAAAAVAAGIVPVAHATDGGGSIRIPASYCGLVGLKPSRYRTPSGPAHYEGWFGASVGNVVSRSVRDTALFLDAGQGHEPGSAYWSAPLARPYVEELRREPGKLRVAVVRQSLTGAPLDAAVAATLEQTIKQLLGLGHEIEELQLAIDPRELFGAHGTVIGTALLNLVHEREQALGRTATPQDLEQITQVVLKRAQAVNGVGMYQARQSFERIGAAMERPFERFDVILSPVTANLTPALGQLSLDQHWDSYAQRAMGSAGFTVLANVSGQPAISLPLGQSDSGLPVGMLFTARLGAEDVLLRLASQLEQDRPWAARRAVL
- a CDS encoding FAD-dependent oxidoreductase, which produces MTAQDQSHTQYDVIVVGSGAGAMTSAVFLADQGFSVLVLEKSDKFGGTSAISGGGIWIPNNHYFARRGGNDSREQAQRYLTAAAGDQVCPTRLQAYLDNAPKMIEALTRTSRVRYAVAAKYPDYYPHLPGALPGGRTLDPELFDSSLLGEELEHLRKPSPSTLLMGRIAWTARDAHKAMARGFGWQLLILRLMLRYKLDFKWRRKSRFDRRAALGSSLVCSLRRSLMDRNVPLWLNSDFRELITEQGRVTGVRISREGRDLELRARHGVILASGGFEQNQALREQYLPKPTQMTWSATPPGNNTGAALQAGLAQGAATALMDWAWWAPTIAVPGEEKPRGIFAERAFPGAIVVNGQGLRFVNEAAPYLEFVDAMHRDNASSGGRSVPAWVIFDGHFRFNYAMGPLMPAQVMPDSRLRKEWRDTLYWKADTLDALAAQIGVDPQGLAGTVAKVNAYARTGVDEDFGRGGNVFDRYYGDSNIKPNPCLAPLRKGPYYAMRLDAGDIGTKGGLLTNAQAQVVRDDGSPIAGLYAIGNCSASVMGTSYPGAGGTLGPAMTFAYIAANHLAAQRKEA
- a CDS encoding FAD-binding protein produces the protein MNTSVTPISEPLRVDDADALQWQAQCDVLVIGWGAAGACAALQARADGVDVLIADRFTGGGASAKSGGVVYAGGGTAQQHAAGFTDTPEAMFDYLKHETHGVVSDDTLRRFCNDSVANLQWLESHGAPYAHQMPPGGKTSYPPDGAFLYYSGNELVPAYGGEHAPAPRGHRTVGKGQCGAVLYSHLQAACLRAGARPLLQAAARRLVVDRDGRVIGAELWRLPPGSKEAREHARLAARAERLQNFAPGYCDRLRLRVSALEQAHARPFLVRAGKGVILSTGGFIFNRDMIKAHAPKFRRNFKVGATGCDGSGVRLGLSVGAASDRLERVSAWRFINPPYSWHRGIVVNRSGERFCNEEVYGATLGQPLMEEQGGNAWLVLDAPLRKQALREALFGGYWWFQALPALVLMLLGARKGKHLAQLAVATGMQEQTLRQSVLANNAAASGQAPDAFGKSTSGRQVLEQGPFYACDISVGNPIFPLGALTLGGLRVDEHTGAVLYAHGQPVAGLYAAGRTAVGIPSHLYISGLSLADCVFSGRRAGAAAAQGIRSTVDCEVAS